From the Rhodopirellula halodulae genome, one window contains:
- a CDS encoding redox-sensing transcriptional repressor Rex: MTSEHESSPSDPSDEAVCKAELSTPAVGRLSLYYRELHRLIAAGEKSTNSRDLGQMVNVSPAVVRRDLSSVGSIGRRGVGYDVQLLAERIGAVLGSGVQWKAVLIGVGSLGNALLRYRGFERLGFSLAAAFDTDPAKYGREVGGTTVRPLDDLEAVLEKAKPELAILAVPSEQASEVAARVMAGGIQGILNFAPTTLRVPAGTAIINVDLASELQQLAFRIQNIRI; this comes from the coding sequence ATGACGAGCGAACACGAATCCAGCCCTTCGGATCCTTCCGATGAAGCCGTTTGCAAGGCGGAATTGTCCACGCCCGCGGTGGGGCGTTTGTCGCTCTATTACCGCGAATTGCACCGTTTGATCGCGGCGGGAGAGAAGTCCACCAACAGTCGCGACCTGGGGCAAATGGTCAACGTTTCCCCCGCCGTCGTGCGCCGCGACCTCAGTTCCGTAGGCTCGATTGGTCGACGCGGCGTCGGTTACGACGTGCAACTGTTGGCCGAACGGATCGGTGCTGTGTTGGGATCCGGCGTTCAGTGGAAAGCCGTGTTGATCGGCGTCGGATCACTGGGCAACGCTCTGCTTCGCTACCGAGGATTCGAGCGTCTCGGTTTCTCATTAGCGGCGGCCTTTGACACCGACCCGGCGAAGTACGGACGCGAAGTCGGCGGAACCACGGTCCGACCGTTAGATGATTTGGAAGCGGTGCTTGAAAAAGCCAAACCGGAATTGGCCATTCTCGCGGTCCCCAGCGAACAAGCCAGCGAGGTCGCGGCCCGCGTGATGGCCGGTGGCATTCAAGGCATTTTGAACTTCGCTCCCACCACACTGCGTGTGCCGGCGGGAACGGCCATCATCAACGTTGATCTGGCCAGCGAGCTGCAACAACTCGCCTTTCGCATTCAAAACATTCGCATATAA
- a CDS encoding glutathione peroxidase, with amino-acid sequence MSRYLLLPLALGCLMSALPSASAADATTEHECVLAHETKTIEGKEVDLHDYEGKVVLIVNVASKCGYTKQYAGLQALYEAHKDDGLVILGFPCNQFGSQEPGSDSEILEFCSSRYEVTFPMMSKVDVNGDDATPLYKQLTSIKAEPAGKGPVSWNFEKFLVGRDGQVIGRYKSKVKPSDDELVSAIKSALKEG; translated from the coding sequence ATGTCTCGCTATTTGCTTCTTCCTCTCGCCCTGGGTTGTTTGATGAGTGCACTTCCATCCGCCTCGGCTGCTGACGCCACCACCGAACACGAATGCGTGTTGGCTCACGAGACCAAGACGATCGAAGGCAAAGAAGTTGATTTGCACGACTACGAAGGCAAAGTCGTGCTGATCGTCAACGTGGCCAGCAAGTGCGGCTACACCAAGCAGTACGCCGGTTTGCAAGCGTTGTACGAAGCCCACAAGGATGACGGGTTGGTGATCCTCGGTTTCCCATGCAATCAGTTCGGGAGCCAGGAGCCTGGTTCCGATTCCGAGATTCTCGAATTCTGCAGTTCGCGTTACGAAGTCACCTTCCCCATGATGAGCAAGGTCGACGTCAACGGTGACGACGCCACGCCGCTGTACAAGCAGTTGACCAGCATCAAGGCTGAGCCTGCCGGCAAGGGTCCCGTCAGTTGGAACTTTGAAAAGTTCCTGGTCGGCCGCGATGGACAAGTGATCGGCCGCTACAAGTCGAAGGTGAAGCCTTCGGATGACGAACTGGTCAGCGCGATCAAGTCGGCCCTGAAGGAGGGCTGA
- a CDS encoding SDR family oxidoreductase, with translation MNLKDKVVAITGGGTGIGAGIARELAMAGAKVTIGGRREAPLKEVAGSIRSSNPVRTHTIDVADNDSIEAFFADVRENVGEVDILVNSAGINIAKRTMAEMDPDEWDRVLRINATGAYRCMHQVLAGMRDRRDGLIINISSVAGKRAITLGGVVYCASKFAMTALGTATANEVRHEGVRITNVYPGEVNTPILENRPVPVTEEHKQSILQPEDIASVILSICQLPPRACVPEIVIKPTTQEWV, from the coding sequence ATGAATTTGAAAGACAAAGTCGTCGCCATCACCGGCGGTGGAACCGGCATCGGAGCCGGAATTGCACGTGAATTGGCGATGGCCGGTGCGAAGGTCACCATCGGTGGACGACGAGAAGCTCCGCTGAAGGAAGTCGCTGGTTCGATCCGTTCGTCCAACCCCGTTCGCACGCACACGATCGACGTGGCGGACAACGACAGCATCGAAGCTTTCTTCGCCGATGTTCGCGAAAACGTTGGTGAAGTGGACATTTTGGTGAACAGTGCCGGGATCAACATTGCCAAGCGAACGATGGCCGAGATGGATCCCGACGAATGGGATCGCGTGCTTCGCATCAACGCGACCGGAGCCTACCGCTGCATGCATCAAGTGCTGGCGGGGATGCGAGACCGCCGCGACGGATTGATCATCAACATCTCGTCGGTCGCGGGAAAACGCGCGATCACGTTGGGCGGCGTTGTTTACTGTGCCAGCAAATTCGCGATGACCGCGTTGGGAACGGCAACCGCCAATGAAGTCCGGCACGAAGGCGTTCGGATCACCAACGTGTACCCTGGCGAAGTGAACACGCCGATCTTGGAAAATCGACCTGTCCCGGTCACCGAAGAACACAAACAATCGATCCTGCAACCAGAAGACATCGCGTCGGTGATCCTTTCGATTTGTCAGTTGCCCCCGCGAGCCTGCGTGCCTGAGATCGTTATCAAACCCACCACTCAGGAATGGGTGTGA